A genomic stretch from Telopea speciosissima isolate NSW1024214 ecotype Mountain lineage chromosome 7, Tspe_v1, whole genome shotgun sequence includes:
- the LOC122668000 gene encoding uncharacterized protein LOC122668000 isoform X1 — MQHDSGSDGIGVEEARSQEEGHQLMDSTNKKVMLSGPSERRLDLSLQIPPRLVGFGNSKGLLQSRNSFKGGLSPRSFLRGISFKLKAAAPEGERRSLLNPDPTSVPESSDMANSSAEPFWNRCVSLPVTPASNLSPSVSTSTTARKWVEQQKSCVQKGEVTVKVSRSLSVPRRNVVIVRSMSFATRKEHVQVDCADGQITPVHMEDKDEEIPEEEAVCRICLIELSEGGNTLKTECSCKGALRLTHEECAVKWFSIKGNNKCDICGQEVLNLPVTLLRVQSSVPRAHRRENIRQSSNSQSTSDWKDLVVLVLISTICYFFFLEQLLVGGMKTQALLIAAPFSFTLGIMGSIFAVILASKEHAWTYAALEFVIVAVTLHLFYSLLHLNPVYSILLSSFLGFGIMMTLNSLCLHIYAWRAQVTQTTLV; from the exons GAGGGTCACCAACTAATGGATTCTACGAACAAAAAGGTTATGCTTTCAGGACCCAGTGAGAGGAGGTTAGATCTTTCACTTCAAATACCACCTCGATTAGTAGGTTTTGGCAATAGCAAGGGTCTCCTGCAGTCTCGAAATTCCTTCAAAGGTGGTTTATCTCCAAGAAGCTTTCTGAGGGGGATAAGCTTCAAGCTCAAGGCAGCTGCACCTGAAGGCGAGAGAAGATCCCTCCTGAATCCAGACCCCACATCTGTTCCTGAGAGCTCTGATATGGCCAATTCTTCTGCAGAACCCTTTTGGAACAGATGTGTTTCCCTCCCTGTTACACCGGCATCGAATTTGTCACCTTCAGTTTCTACATCCACTACAGCAAGAAAATGGGTTGAGCAGCAGAAATCATGTGTA CAGAAAGGGGAAGTTACAGTCAAGGTCTCAAGATCCTTGTCAGTTCCACGGCGAAATGTTGTCATTGTGAGATCTATGTCCTTTGCCACCCGAAAGGAGCATGTGCAAGTAGATTGTGCtgatg GCCAAATAACTCCCGTTCATATGGAAGATAAAGACGAAGAGATTCCTGAAGAGGAAGCAGTTTGCAGGATCTGTTTAATTGAATTGTCTGAAGGGGGAAATACACTCAAAACTGAGTGTAGTTGTAAAGGTGCTTTAAGACTTACACACGAAGAATGTGCGGTGAAGTGGTTCAGCATCAAAGGAAATAACAAGTGTGATATCTGTGGGCAAGAGGTTCTCAACCTACCTGTAACTTTGCTTAGGGTACAGAGTTCTGTTCCAAGGGCTCACAGGCGAGAGAATATTAGGCAGAGTTCAAATTCACAGTCAACAAG TGACTGGAAGGACTTAGTGGTGCTTGTCTTGATTAGCACAATAtgttatttcttcttccttgagcAACTGCTG GTTGGTGGAATGAAAACTCAAGCATTATTGATTGCAGCACCATTTTCATTCACTCTTGGTATTATGGGATCGATTTTCGCAGTCATCCTTG CAAGCAAAGAGCATGCATGGACATATGCAGCTCTTGAATTTGTAATTGTGGCTGTAACTCTCCACCTTTTCTATTCTCTG CTTCACTTGAATCCAGTATATTCCATCCTGCTTTcatcatttttgggttttggaattaTGATGACCCTTAACTCCCTGTGTCTTCATATTTATGCTTGGCGAGCTCAGGTGACTCAGACAACCCTAGTCTAG
- the LOC122668000 gene encoding uncharacterized protein LOC122668000 isoform X2: protein MQHDSGSDGIGVEEARSQEEGHQLMDSTNKKVMLSGPSERRLDLSLQIPPRLVGFGNSKGLLQSRNSFKGGLSPRSFLRGISFKLKAAAPEGERRSLLNPDPTSVPESSDMANSSAEPFWNRCVSLPVTPASNLSPSVSTSTTARKWVEQQKSCKGEVTVKVSRSLSVPRRNVVIVRSMSFATRKEHVQVDCADGQITPVHMEDKDEEIPEEEAVCRICLIELSEGGNTLKTECSCKGALRLTHEECAVKWFSIKGNNKCDICGQEVLNLPVTLLRVQSSVPRAHRRENIRQSSNSQSTSDWKDLVVLVLISTICYFFFLEQLLVGGMKTQALLIAAPFSFTLGIMGSIFAVILASKEHAWTYAALEFVIVAVTLHLFYSLLHLNPVYSILLSSFLGFGIMMTLNSLCLHIYAWRAQVTQTTLV from the exons GAGGGTCACCAACTAATGGATTCTACGAACAAAAAGGTTATGCTTTCAGGACCCAGTGAGAGGAGGTTAGATCTTTCACTTCAAATACCACCTCGATTAGTAGGTTTTGGCAATAGCAAGGGTCTCCTGCAGTCTCGAAATTCCTTCAAAGGTGGTTTATCTCCAAGAAGCTTTCTGAGGGGGATAAGCTTCAAGCTCAAGGCAGCTGCACCTGAAGGCGAGAGAAGATCCCTCCTGAATCCAGACCCCACATCTGTTCCTGAGAGCTCTGATATGGCCAATTCTTCTGCAGAACCCTTTTGGAACAGATGTGTTTCCCTCCCTGTTACACCGGCATCGAATTTGTCACCTTCAGTTTCTACATCCACTACAGCAAGAAAATGGGTTGAGCAGCAGAAATCATGT AAAGGGGAAGTTACAGTCAAGGTCTCAAGATCCTTGTCAGTTCCACGGCGAAATGTTGTCATTGTGAGATCTATGTCCTTTGCCACCCGAAAGGAGCATGTGCAAGTAGATTGTGCtgatg GCCAAATAACTCCCGTTCATATGGAAGATAAAGACGAAGAGATTCCTGAAGAGGAAGCAGTTTGCAGGATCTGTTTAATTGAATTGTCTGAAGGGGGAAATACACTCAAAACTGAGTGTAGTTGTAAAGGTGCTTTAAGACTTACACACGAAGAATGTGCGGTGAAGTGGTTCAGCATCAAAGGAAATAACAAGTGTGATATCTGTGGGCAAGAGGTTCTCAACCTACCTGTAACTTTGCTTAGGGTACAGAGTTCTGTTCCAAGGGCTCACAGGCGAGAGAATATTAGGCAGAGTTCAAATTCACAGTCAACAAG TGACTGGAAGGACTTAGTGGTGCTTGTCTTGATTAGCACAATAtgttatttcttcttccttgagcAACTGCTG GTTGGTGGAATGAAAACTCAAGCATTATTGATTGCAGCACCATTTTCATTCACTCTTGGTATTATGGGATCGATTTTCGCAGTCATCCTTG CAAGCAAAGAGCATGCATGGACATATGCAGCTCTTGAATTTGTAATTGTGGCTGTAACTCTCCACCTTTTCTATTCTCTG CTTCACTTGAATCCAGTATATTCCATCCTGCTTTcatcatttttgggttttggaattaTGATGACCCTTAACTCCCTGTGTCTTCATATTTATGCTTGGCGAGCTCAGGTGACTCAGACAACCCTAGTCTAG
- the LOC122668000 gene encoding uncharacterized protein LOC122668000 isoform X4 produces MQHDSGSDGIGVEEARSQEEGHQLMDSTNKKVMLSGPSERRLDLSLQIPPRLVGFGNSKGLLQSRNSFKGGLSPRSFLRGISFKLKAAAPEGERRSLLNPDPTSVPESSDMANSSAEPFWNRCVSLPVTPASNLSPSVSTSTTARKWVEQQKSCVQKGEVTVKVSRSLSVPRRNVVIVRSMSFATRKEHVQVDCADGQITPVHMEDKDEEIPEEEAVCRICLIELSEGGNTLKTECSCKGALRLTHEECAVKWFSIKGNNKCDICGQEVLNLPVTLLRVQSSVPRAHRRENIRQSSNSQSTSDWKDLVVLVLISTICYFFFLEQLLVGGMKTQALLIAAPFSFTLGIMGSIFAVILGIVDPQKKKKKETSQAKSMHGHMQLLNL; encoded by the exons GAGGGTCACCAACTAATGGATTCTACGAACAAAAAGGTTATGCTTTCAGGACCCAGTGAGAGGAGGTTAGATCTTTCACTTCAAATACCACCTCGATTAGTAGGTTTTGGCAATAGCAAGGGTCTCCTGCAGTCTCGAAATTCCTTCAAAGGTGGTTTATCTCCAAGAAGCTTTCTGAGGGGGATAAGCTTCAAGCTCAAGGCAGCTGCACCTGAAGGCGAGAGAAGATCCCTCCTGAATCCAGACCCCACATCTGTTCCTGAGAGCTCTGATATGGCCAATTCTTCTGCAGAACCCTTTTGGAACAGATGTGTTTCCCTCCCTGTTACACCGGCATCGAATTTGTCACCTTCAGTTTCTACATCCACTACAGCAAGAAAATGGGTTGAGCAGCAGAAATCATGTGTA CAGAAAGGGGAAGTTACAGTCAAGGTCTCAAGATCCTTGTCAGTTCCACGGCGAAATGTTGTCATTGTGAGATCTATGTCCTTTGCCACCCGAAAGGAGCATGTGCAAGTAGATTGTGCtgatg GCCAAATAACTCCCGTTCATATGGAAGATAAAGACGAAGAGATTCCTGAAGAGGAAGCAGTTTGCAGGATCTGTTTAATTGAATTGTCTGAAGGGGGAAATACACTCAAAACTGAGTGTAGTTGTAAAGGTGCTTTAAGACTTACACACGAAGAATGTGCGGTGAAGTGGTTCAGCATCAAAGGAAATAACAAGTGTGATATCTGTGGGCAAGAGGTTCTCAACCTACCTGTAACTTTGCTTAGGGTACAGAGTTCTGTTCCAAGGGCTCACAGGCGAGAGAATATTAGGCAGAGTTCAAATTCACAGTCAACAAG TGACTGGAAGGACTTAGTGGTGCTTGTCTTGATTAGCACAATAtgttatttcttcttccttgagcAACTGCTG GTTGGTGGAATGAAAACTCAAGCATTATTGATTGCAGCACCATTTTCATTCACTCTTGGTATTATGGGATCGATTTTCGCAGTCATCCTTGGTATAGTtgatccacaaaaaaaaaaaaaaaaagaaacttca CAAGCAAAGAGCATGCATGGACATATGCAGCTCTTGAATTTGTAA
- the LOC122668000 gene encoding uncharacterized protein LOC122668000 isoform X3: MQHDSGSDGIGVEEARSQEEGHQLMDSTNKKVMLSGPSERRLDLSLQIPPRLVGFGNSKGLLQSRNSFKGGLSPRSFLRGISFKLKAAAPEGERRSLLNPDPTSVPESSDMANSSAEPFWNRCVSLPVTPASNLSPSVSTSTTARKWVEQQKSCVQKGEVTVKVSRSLSVPRRNVVIVRSMSFATRKEHVQVDCADGQITPVHMEDKDEEIPEEEAVCRICLIELSEGGNTLKTECSCKGALRLTHEECAVKWFSIKGNNKCDICGQEVLNLPVTLLRVQSSVPRAHRRENIRQSSNSQSTSDWKDLVVLVLISTICYFFFLEQLLVGGMKTQALLIAAPFSFTLGIMGSIFAVILGIVDPQKKKKKETSVVLFLVMQAKSMHGHMQLLNL, encoded by the exons GAGGGTCACCAACTAATGGATTCTACGAACAAAAAGGTTATGCTTTCAGGACCCAGTGAGAGGAGGTTAGATCTTTCACTTCAAATACCACCTCGATTAGTAGGTTTTGGCAATAGCAAGGGTCTCCTGCAGTCTCGAAATTCCTTCAAAGGTGGTTTATCTCCAAGAAGCTTTCTGAGGGGGATAAGCTTCAAGCTCAAGGCAGCTGCACCTGAAGGCGAGAGAAGATCCCTCCTGAATCCAGACCCCACATCTGTTCCTGAGAGCTCTGATATGGCCAATTCTTCTGCAGAACCCTTTTGGAACAGATGTGTTTCCCTCCCTGTTACACCGGCATCGAATTTGTCACCTTCAGTTTCTACATCCACTACAGCAAGAAAATGGGTTGAGCAGCAGAAATCATGTGTA CAGAAAGGGGAAGTTACAGTCAAGGTCTCAAGATCCTTGTCAGTTCCACGGCGAAATGTTGTCATTGTGAGATCTATGTCCTTTGCCACCCGAAAGGAGCATGTGCAAGTAGATTGTGCtgatg GCCAAATAACTCCCGTTCATATGGAAGATAAAGACGAAGAGATTCCTGAAGAGGAAGCAGTTTGCAGGATCTGTTTAATTGAATTGTCTGAAGGGGGAAATACACTCAAAACTGAGTGTAGTTGTAAAGGTGCTTTAAGACTTACACACGAAGAATGTGCGGTGAAGTGGTTCAGCATCAAAGGAAATAACAAGTGTGATATCTGTGGGCAAGAGGTTCTCAACCTACCTGTAACTTTGCTTAGGGTACAGAGTTCTGTTCCAAGGGCTCACAGGCGAGAGAATATTAGGCAGAGTTCAAATTCACAGTCAACAAG TGACTGGAAGGACTTAGTGGTGCTTGTCTTGATTAGCACAATAtgttatttcttcttccttgagcAACTGCTG GTTGGTGGAATGAAAACTCAAGCATTATTGATTGCAGCACCATTTTCATTCACTCTTGGTATTATGGGATCGATTTTCGCAGTCATCCTTGGTATAGTtgatccacaaaaaaaaaaaaaaaaagaaacttcagTTGTCCTTTTTCTAGTGATG CAAGCAAAGAGCATGCATGGACATATGCAGCTCTTGAATTTGTAA